The Rhododendron vialii isolate Sample 1 chromosome 8a, ASM3025357v1 genome has a window encoding:
- the LOC131298649 gene encoding uncharacterized protein LOC131298649, protein MSSWLANPSIISQQRVVHRNRSKLTSLVLEDGSLTNVIKVIKSSFVDFYTALLGTMHPSPYLGHSRVHQVVRKRLTDSQKSAMIFEVSDLEIKDTFWALNPSKAPGPYGYNVRFFKKDWPIIGHEVTSAVKTFFRFGKLLKKVNSTMVALVPKVPNPSKVGDFRPISCCNTVYKCISRILAGRLQAVLPILIDPVQSAFVKGRTIADNISSPKSL, encoded by the exons ATGAGCTCTTGGCTAGCTAATCCTTCCATCATAAGTCAACAGAGAGTGGTCCACAG AAATAGAAGTAAGCTTACCAGTTTGGTTTTAGAGGATGGGTCCCTCACTAATGTCATTAAAGTTATTAAATCCAGCTTTGTTGATTTCTACACTGCCCTGCTGGGGACTATGCACCCTTCTCCCTACCTAGGGCACTCTAGAGTTCACCAAGTAGTTAGAAAGAGATTAACTGATAGCCAAAAGTCTGCTATGATTTTTGAGGTCTCGGATCTGGAAATCAAGGACACCTTTTGGGCTCTCAACCCTTCCAAAGCCCCTGGTCCATATGGCTACAATGTTAGGTTTTTCAAAAAGGATTGGCCTATCATTGGTCATGAAGTCACTTCAGCTGTTAAGACCTTCTTTAGGTTTGGTAAATTGCTCAAAAAGGTCAATTCCACCATGGTTGCCCTTGTTCCTAAAGTGCCTAACCCATCAAAGGTTGGGGACTTTAGACCCATTTCATGTTGTAATACTGTTTACAAGTGCATCTCTAGAATTCTTGCTGGAAGATTGCAAGCAGTCCTCCCCATTTTAATTGATCCTGTTCAATCAGCTTTTGTAAAGGGGAGGACGATTGCTGACAATATTTCCTCACCCAAGAGCTTATGA